A window from Schistosoma haematobium chromosome 3, whole genome shotgun sequence encodes these proteins:
- a CDS encoding hypothetical protein (EggNog:ENOG410IPY2~COG:S), producing the protein MTLVLILIETVLAILNDGILVLLLVSTTVRKKYPVNIVLLMLYTVLTSMMVALPFTSLEIKWQLTAWAVTLLSFVVFTLLGASIRIRLLYTNLWFIVIYTAAFIVIIVAVFVSRYLQLKLMLSVGQATFGRQDVRIAGDDYCLAALILYTVLMMDWLTAIQNFQYFTNNTLNETQTNNYRQVSFEVLRSNRMLSLY; encoded by the exons ATGACTTTAGTCCTGATACTTATTGAGACAGTGCTGGC AATATTAAATGATGGGATATTAGTGTTGCTTTTGGTTTCAACAACAGTGCGAAAAAAGTATCCAGTAAATATTGTCCTTTTGATGTTATAT ACGGTACTTACTTCAATGATGGTTGCTCTTCCATTCACAAGTTTGGAAATTAAATGGCAACTTACAGCATGGGCAGTTACTTTGTTATCGTTTGTAGTATTTACATTATTAGGAGCATCTATTCGAATACGTTTATTATATACAAATTTATGGTTTATTGTAATCTACACCGCAGCGTTTATTGTTATCATAGTTGCTGTATTTGTCTCAAGATATTTACAACTAAAG TTAATGCTGAGTGTAGGACAGGCAACATTTGGTAGACAAGACGTTCGAATTGCCGGTGATGATTACTGTTTAGCTGCATTGATTTTGTACACCGTATTGATGATGGATTGGTTAACAGCCattcaaaattttcaatatttcacAAACAACACACTGAATGAAACACAAACCAATAATTACAGACAAGTTTCATTCGAAGTGTTGAGATCTAATAGAATGCTATCGTTATATTAG